The proteins below are encoded in one region of Garra rufa chromosome 12, GarRuf1.0, whole genome shotgun sequence:
- the LOC141346689 gene encoding transcription factor MafAa gives MATDLAMSADLPNSPLAIEYVNDFDLMKFEVKKEPPEADRYCHRLPPGSLSSTPISTPCSSVPSSPSFCAPSPGSQPGQNLGNGVNNNNNGNNNQGSSGKPQLEDLYWIPNYQHHISPEALNLTPEDAVEALIGNAHHHHHHQPYEGFRGQQYVGEDLSTAPNGHHHPVHHHHHHHHGHHAHARLEDRFSDEQLVSMTVRELNRQLRGFSKEEVIRLKQKRRTLKNRGYAQSCRYKRVQQRHMLESEKCTLQSQVEQLKQDVARLIKERDLYKEKYEKLASRTFNGGGNVGGNTRDPSNGNHGKTTSTEFFM, from the coding sequence ATGGCCACCGATCTCGCCATGAGCGCAGATTTGCCCAACAGCCCCCTGGCTATTGAATATGTCAACGACTTCGACCTCATGAAGTTTGAAGTCAAGAAAGAGCCCCCGGAGGCCGACCGCTATTGCCACCGCCTGCCCCCGGGCTCGCTATCCTCCACCCCAATCAGCACACCCTGCTCCTCGGTGCCTTCCTCGCCCAGTTTCTGCGCTCCCAGCCCCGGATCTCAGCCTGGTCAGAACCTCGGAAATGgcgtcaacaacaacaacaatggcAACAACAACCAGGGCTCCTCGGGCAAGCCGCAGCTGGAAGATCTCTACTGGATTCCCAACTACCAGCATCACATCAGTCCAGAGGCCCTCAACCTGACGCCCGAGGACGCGGTCGAAGCGCTTATCGGTAACGCGCACCACCACCATCACCATCAACCCTACGAGGGATTCCGCGGTCAGCAATACGTCGGAGAAGACCTCTCGACGGCCCCCAACGGACACCACCACCCGGTGCACCACCACCACCATCATCACCACGGCCACCACGCGCACGCGCGCCTCGAGGACCGCTTCTCAGACGAGCAGCTGGTGAGCATGACAGTTCGCGAGCTCAACCGGCAACTGAGAGGCTTCAGCAAAGAAGAGGTGATCCGTCTCAAGCAGAAACGGCGAACCCTGAAGAACCGCGGCTATGCGCAGTCGTGCCGCTACAAGCGCGTACAGCAGCGCCACATGCTCGAGAGCGAAAAGTGCACGCTTCAGAGCCAGGTGGAGCAACTCAAGCAAGACGTGGCGCGTCTGATCAAAGAGCGGGACCTGTACAAGGAGAAGTACGAGAAGCTTGCGAGCCGAACCTTTAACGGCGGCGGCAACGTAGGCGGCAACACTCGGGACCCGTCCAACGGCAATCACGGGAAAACCACTTCCACGGAATTCTTCATGTGA